The genomic interval CCTCAATTTGTTGCATTGTTGAATGCTTTGAACCAGAGTTTTATCGTTGTGTTGTTTACAGTTTTCATTGGCAACTGTGTAGCATTTTGACCACGACAGATTTTACACTGGGATGATAAAGTCTATTCTATTCCATTTCCCAGCCTGGaacaatttagcaaaaaaaaaaaaaaaaaaagaaatacatacaAGGGTTTAAAGTAAGGCTTTACatacaagtaaagcctggtagcctgccaggcttataatccTCTGGGAGAAACCCTGCATACAACACCCCAGCATGTTGATTCCCAAAAAGCtgcaaccttttttttatttttttagtaaatgttaCATAATAGTGAAGAACTCAAATGCAGCAAGGAGGCTGGtaggtgaaaataaacaattttactTAAGACATAACAAAAACTAATGTCCACCAATGGTTCCAAAATAATAACCCACAAGAAGACCTCAGAAGGAGCCAGAATTATGGTAATAACAGAATGGTCAGACCAAAAGTTAGCAACCTTAGCTTTTAAGATAAGGAGAATTGATTACAAAACAATGAGCAGGTGGCTGATTAGAAACTGGGTGCAGCTGTGAGGGAAGGAAGAACCCAAAGTTGAACTGAGGAAACAGGAGAAAGGGCTGGTAGAGCATACAGGGAACAGCACCTTAATCTATCAccaaatgaaagcaaaacccAAAATGTAAATCAGTCAAATTGTGTGGCACTCCAGGAAAAGGTGTGTAAAACGTCTATAAATAAATTGGTCTTGatttcacacaaaaatgtataattttattatatttaaatagtcaaataaaaaatagattcttcttctttcttttgtcatcattgctttgatttttatacaactcttgttttaaaaacaataccaGTATGcttcacaaaaataacaaatttgtcattttgatgcATTAATTGTAGCTAATGTATAACGTGTAGATAATTATTGAGTCTCAGTTTAGGGTAGCCAGTTcgataaaagaataaattactTGTACATAGATGatgtaatgttttatgttttggtctCGGAGGAACAAAACTAGTGCTTACGTGCTGGGAAGTTATTGGTGCACAGGTAAAGAGGATGTGACTCTATCTCACAGCAGAACAAATATAAAGCTGCGGTTTTACTGCTCAGTGCACTTAAATGCCATTCAGACCCATTCATGTACACACATTTAGGTCACCAACTCAGATAAAGTTGTTTCAACATGAATTTCTCTCTTGTTACATCGATTTATCTGTCTGCTTACTATGGAATGGAAGAGCTCAAGTCCatgtatttctgcattttcttcatCGTATACCTCACCATCATCACTGAGAATGTCTTGCTGATCAGGGTggtttattgtgaaaaatcCCTGCGTCAGCCAATGTATGTGCTTTTGTGTAATTTGGCCGTGAATGAGCTGGTAGGAAGCACCGCCTTGCTGCCGGCGACGCTGATCAAcattctctctcacacacacgaggtttctatttctttttgcCAGACGCAGGTCTTTGTTATACACACATATGCCGTCACCGAATTCACTATTCTCGCGGTGATGAGCTACGACAGATACGTAGCCATTTGTCATCCACTGTCCTACCAGGTGATCATGTCTCAGAGGATAGTGAAGCTGATTGTTTTTATGTGGCTTTACCCCATGCTGGCACTAAgcgtggtttttgtttttactcttcaGCTGCCATATTGTGGCCGGGCCATAGAGAAGCTTTACTGCCTCAACTACTTGCTTGTGCAGCTTGCATGCACAAATACATTTATAGTTAACACCATCGGTCTGCTGTCTGCAGCTCTCTACACGGCTCCTCAGCTGATCATGATATTTTACTCATACGGACACATCCTGAAGATTTGCATAATGTCGTTCGGCAAATCCAAATTCAAGGCCCTCCGTACTTGCATTCCCCATCTACTGGCTGTAATCAACTACGCCACTGGGTGCTTTTTTGAGCTGGCACAAGGTCGTCTCGACAACAGGCACATGTCTTATCACACTAAGCTGTTTTTGTCACTGTACTTTTTGATATTCCCACCGCTCCTAAATGCACTAATATACGGCTTGGGCACACAAATAATAAGAGTCCGACTCATCAAGCTTTTCACCAAGTGCAAGTGACGTAGTCAAGATATTTTAGATTTGGGTTCATTAAATATGCATCCAGCATGGTGTTCAGAAGTCCTCAAAATGTGGCTTTATTGTAGGACTTACGTTTACAGCAGTCTGAATTCGTGTTAAataatgttgtttgtttatctTTGAGTGCTGTTAATCTTgctggtttttaaatgtttatccatagcttaattttatttcagtagatgcacaaatgcttttaaaaacacactatCCCCTCTGATATTTAGCCAAATTTTTACATCCTATCCataatttctgctgctttgagCTCTACGTAGAAcaaagattttgtgattttatctcAAGAAGCTTGtatcaaaaataacacaatgcTTATGTTTAagtttgcaaaatattttctgggattatttaacaataaagtCGATATTTCACAGTTTCTGCCCTTCtccttttgactttttataGATACTATTATCACAGAACCATCTAcaacctgttaaaaaaaatgctttactaATTAGCAAAGTCTGATATAATTAAAAACTACAGGGTACTTTATTTTCCAGAGAAATCTGACTATCTCTCTCAAAACTAAAGTCTGTTTCAAGTTTATTCAGtcttaaaattagattttctgtCCTCCAAGTTAGAAAATGTGTTCCCTTAAGTGTCCTGACATTATCGAAAATGATAAAGGTCACAGAGTAGGAAGCTCAGAttagaaaaagaggaaagaaaacaggCTTATGTTATCGtcacaatatttaccaatattactGCAATTGCAAGATTTGTCAATATTGTGCTGGCCTAAATGTGATAACTAACTATAATATaatcatttatttgaaatttaagGGTCAATATTGGGATTCtaagaataaaatgtatttttataatacTGTGTATTTTCTCATTCTAggttattaattaatattttattctgcaTCTGTTAAACAGCAGGacttttgtcagtttctctTTGACCTGAATGAGATAAAACAACAAGCCTTGTTTATGCCTGTACCATATTTTaatcaatagaaaaaaaaatatgtagctaCAATATGGCACAGGTGTGCAATATGAGTCAGCTTCAAATGGCATGGTAATGTACTTTAGTCTCACAGAGCATGCTTCTCCATTAAACACTTactaaatacaattttttttatggttaacattaagagaaaaaaaaaaatcacatttctatAATAAGTACAGAAAACACGCTGTGCTGGTGTGTGCATGAGATGTGGGTGGAAGGGTGGGAGCGATAACACCAGTATCCTCTGAACCAAATGCACTTAGAATTACAAAACTGCCGTACAAACAATCAGGTAGACAGCATGCATACAAAAATAGACAACTATTCTTATCGCTCCATTGTAATATACATTAGTTCATTATTGCCAGGCGTTACATTTTTATGCCTCTGCTCTGAGGAAATAGCTTTCTCTCTAAatcttctcttttctctctttttaaaaaggtaCAATGTACATTCACTATCACTGAGGCACAGCACTTGATGTACAGATTAAATAggtagccaaaaaaaaaaagaaacgtggTGTGGTCACTGTTGTAGGaatgtaatattaaatatacaACATATGTTAATATGTTTAACACCCTGTACagtcacaaaacaaacataccCATGGATCGAATGTACATGCACAATGAAAAGTGGGGTACAACAAAAAAGATGCTTTTTAAAGAGCAGCTGTACACGACTCCAGCGTAAAGGtataaaaacaattcaacagAAGAGCGGGGGAGGCTGCCATGCATGAAAGGgatgatttttaaaagctttcagATGAATCTTTGAAATGGACACAAAGTGCTTTCAGTTACTTTATTAATCCAATCTTTGTTTGGATCCCTGCCCTGCTTGAGAATGAGATGAGGCAAAAAGTGACATCagtagtttttgtttctgcttttgagagaagcagcagaaataaataaaaggatggatagatggatggatggatggatggctgagGAGGTAAAAGATGCGTTTTGGTGCCTTTGACTCCAAATGTGAGGCACAAGCAGAAGCCAAGCTGTGGGGGGTGGCGCTCAGCGGGGTTAATCTAAAAACCCCAGCGACCGGTTTGTGTCTTGAAGAGGAACATTCTGCCGGAAAACAAAAGTACTGATTACTGATCAGCAAAACGAGGCACAGATGGAAACAAATTGGTTCTTGGAAGTTGTTTCTATACCTTCAGTGAGCTGTGAAGAATCCGCAGGCGGTGGAGCTTGTCGTTTAGGAGGGGGTCGTTAACTCTGCGGACAAAGGAGCGTTTGTACTCGAGGCGACCGGCTGATCTGTGGTCAGCGGAGGTGGACAGACTGGTCTGCTCCAGGGCCCGGTACAAATCCACCAGTGAGTCCGTCTGCATTCGACAGTCGCGTCCACGACCTCGGTAAACAGATcagcaaataaaagcagaatgtttacatctcaataaaatctgaaatctgcGGGGCAATGAGTTCACACACCTGTATGAATCTCCGTATAtgtgttttattagaaatttgatttcatagACTAGAACAAACTGGTGCGTAGTtacaaagtgaaaagaaaattaagcaagttttttaaaaataattcttagaaataaaaatctaagtgTGGCATTACTCTGAtcccataaataaaattcaatggAACCCaatgccttcagaagtcactttATTAGTAATCTGAGTCCAactgtttgtaatttaaactcagtataaatccagctgttctgcaaAGGGGTTTGTAATCTATTCAGATTTTCCTTCAACTTAATAATTATGCACCATTATGTGGATGCTCTGTGTGAGCTAGCATTTAAAGTTGGAGGGCTGAGCAGATACAACGTAAATGATGGAGCAAAAATCCAATATTCATTTTGCTATAAACCAGAGCAACCATGttttagtaatatttatttgcagagtTGGATAGTatctagttacatttactctgtTATTTGAGTAACTTTCGGAAGAAAAACTTCTAGAAGAATTTTTACAACAccatacattttacttttacttcagtaatatAAAGTATTGCTACTTTTACCTGTTTGTAGACAACCTTTGTTCCATTTTGTGCCAATTTGGCTTAAGTAATTTCTGAAATAgctaatttttacatttaattaattaaaaatatgtagaaatagTGCTTTTACTAAGTAATAAGTACACTTGTTTGTTGAAACATAATTGAAACACATGTTAAGTtgtatttgctttttatgtgtGAAAAGGGAACACATAATGTGTGATAGGCCATGGCTAGGGGTAGAAATAAACGGGAGAAGTTTATTTACCTTCTATTAACATACAGCACCCCCTTCTGGTAGGAGAGGCACACTACATTAAGGTCTATCCTGTGAAATGCCTGTTTTGTATTTGGAAAGTAGCATCTTGGGGCTGCCTGGGCTTTGAAATGCATATCACTTTTACACCTGTTTAGTGCTCCTCTTATCTTCGTGGGAAATGCAAAAGATAAATGAAGACAGGCCCCCTCTGGggtgtttctttattttgtccaaaataaaatattaacattgaCTGAAAGGATTACTCTGTGCTTTTCTGTCCAAACAGAGCCGAGAGGCTACAGTGGCATCTGGATTGAGCATGAGAGAAATCAAAATAATAGAGGGGAGAAAGAGTCAGAAAAAGAAGAGCCGAAATCAATCAGTatcaaacaggaaacagaattTGATCTTCCACACACAAACGCCCTCAAGGTTTAGGGGGGAATGACAAATAGGCCGACTTCCAATCTAACCCTGTAAAGAAACAACAGTGAGCATTAAACCTTTGACATTTGCTGGCTCTGACTGAATATTTGGGATTTAAAAACATCCCTGATGACAAATAGGGGCAGTTGTGTGCTCCAATCCAGATGAAAGACTTCATTGCTGTTAAAATGAGAAGACATTTTCATCAACATCTTTGTGTAGTACCCTGATCTACTATAAAGGTCGACGTCAATGCTTTTTGCTTCCTAGAATCTATGTAATGATACCACAGGGATCAAATAtgctataaatataaatctttgGATTGTCTGTCAGTTCTGTGTTATTTTAAGTGGCACTGACACAATAAAACCACCtatgtgatttaaaaagatgaactaCTGTGCTTTCACAGAATGTGCTCATTCTGTGAaagcttttaataataaatatttctcagagAATAATATAAATGTAGTGTCAATGTTTTTGTCTGTGGTAACTGGGTCAAGCGCTACCGGCATCTTGTGACGTAATCAGGGTAAATCAAACCAGAAGcatctagatcaggggtctcaaactccagtcctcaagggccgcagacctacagtttttagatgtgccacaggtacaaaaacgctggaatgaaatggcttaattacctcctccttgtgtagatcagttctcccagccttgctaatgacctaattattctattcaggtgtggtgcagcagaggcacatctaaaagttgcaggactgcggtcctcgaggactggagtttgagacccctgatctaggGTGAGCATACAGAAGCGAAGGAAGTTGTGAGCGATTTCAGCGAAGACTTGAGTAATTTATCTCCAGTTTTGTAGATGAAGCTGGTTCTACTGAAGGACTacaaacccttttttttaagccatattGTTCAGGAATCAACAATGACTCCAACATTTCTTCGCTGAAATCGCACACGATTTATTCTGATTACGTCACAAGGTGGTGCTGGTGTTTGATGAAAACTGCAACACGTTTGTTCTTTTGTGTACACAGAATGAAAGGACAGTAGTTCGTCTTATTAAATTATGTAGGTGGTTTTGTCAGGCCTTAGCTTAGGTAAATTTAGCATACCATAGGGATATGCTTTGATCGAACCAGAtggtgtccaaagtcagtcctcaagagccactgtcctgcatgttttagatgttttttttgtaaaatacactCACACCAAATGTATGGGCCACTAGCTGGTTCCTGCAAAACTTGAAGACAGACTGCAGAGTTAATTTAGCCATTTTAATTGATCTGTTAAGCAATTCTTTAATTGTTCTGGAGCAGGGACTTATAAAAGTCGTACTTTGCGGTGGCTGACAACCCTGTagctctgtctgtgtgtttaggCTTGCTGTCCTGCTGGAGTACATGTTTCAAACTTAAGGCTCGGGGGCCAAATCAGGGTCGCCATAACTTTTTATGTGACCCTATAGACTGCAGAGGGTCACATAAAAATAACCTTCAAATTGGCAATTatatgcttaaatattattatagCAATCAAGGCTATGctgttttttctgtatattATCAAATTAGTAAaactgcacagtggcgcagttggtagagctgttgccttgcagcaagaaggtcctgggttcgattcccggcccggagtctttctgca from Xiphophorus maculatus strain JP 163 A chromosome 11, X_maculatus-5.0-male, whole genome shotgun sequence carries:
- the LOC102228765 gene encoding olfactory receptor 52D1-like; this translates as MNFSLVTSIYLSAYYGMEELKSMYFCIFFIVYLTIITENVLLIRVVYCEKSLRQPMYVLLCNLAVNELVGSTALLPATLINILSHTHEVSISFCQTQVFVIHTYAVTEFTILAVMSYDRYVAICHPLSYQVIMSQRIVKLIVFMWLYPMLALSVVFVFTLQLPYCGRAIEKLYCLNYLLVQLACTNTFIVNTIGLLSAALYTAPQLIMIFYSYGHILKICIMSFGKSKFKALRTCIPHLLAVINYATGCFFELAQGRLDNRHMSYHTKLFLSLYFLIFPPLLNALIYGLGTQIIRVRLIKLFTKCK